In Wenyingzhuangia fucanilytica, the following are encoded in one genomic region:
- a CDS encoding diacylglycerol kinase family protein — MQLQAFSFSMEQKKQNFVINRIESLKYAFIGAVYLIKTENAIKVHCVSTILLSLLGYFTNITRTEWMLQFLAIGLVISVEALNTSIEKIADFIQPDFDKKIGTIKDVSAGAVLFAGLFGAVIVAFIYIPKLMLFLSQ, encoded by the coding sequence AAAAAAAACAAAACTTTGTAATTAATAGAATTGAAAGTTTAAAATATGCATTTATTGGTGCTGTATATTTGATTAAAACTGAAAATGCAATTAAAGTACATTGTGTTAGTACAATATTACTAAGTCTATTAGGATATTTTACCAACATTACTAGAACCGAATGGATGTTACAGTTTTTAGCCATTGGACTAGTAATTAGTGTAGAAGCTTTAAACACTTCTATAGAAAAAATAGCAGATTTTATTCAACCAGATTTTGATAAAAAAATTGGGACTATAAAAGATGTTAGTGCTGGTGCTGTATTATTTGCAGGATTATTTGGAGCTGTAATAGTAGCCTTTATTTATATCCCTAAATTAATGCTTTTCCTATCTCAGTAA